In Trichoderma asperellum chromosome 1, complete sequence, a single window of DNA contains:
- a CDS encoding uncharacterized protein (EggNog:ENOG41) has product MSSSLEAKIVVLGAQNVGKTSLVMRYCKGSFNPAQITSTVGASFLTKRVVDNDSDTVVRLQIWDTAGQERFRSISRLYYRGANACILCYSITDAQSFTDMGEWLMELRRNLPSDVVLHVVGTKADIVARDPSLRQVPFERCIAYVAENLAPGLGSTPPPTATPNNGQSYLSSGAIEPRSPSSKRSSGFWGQEVGWDACHEISAESGEGVEEVFRVVARKLVEQNRKMQQALLQATATPNTPGFESGMDGGYFDASNGRGSFRIGRDRRSWLFPPGFSPAVTIDRAASTQEQQDQLAESRQKQRQSSCC; this is encoded by the exons ATGTCGTCCTCTCTCGAAGCCAAGATTGTCGTCCTTGGCGCCCAAAACGTGGGCAAGACATCCCTTGTTATGCGGTACTGCAAAGGCTCTTTCAACCCGGCTCAGATCACGTCCACCGTGGGCGCCAGCTTTTTGACCAAGCGCGTGGTCGACAACGACTCCGACACTGTTGTGCGCCTCCAGATCTGGGACACGG CCGGCCAGGAGCGTTTCCGCTCCATATCCCGTTTGTATTATCGCGGCGCCAACGCTTGCATCCTGTGCTACAGCATCACCGATGCCCAATCATTTACCGACATGGGCGAGTGGCTGATGGAGCTGCGCCGCAATCTGCCTTCAGATGTTGTCCTGCACGTCGTCGGCACGAAAGCCGACATTGTTGCCCGCGACCCGTCTCTTCGCCAGGTTCCCTTTGAGCGCTGCATCGCTTACGTAGCCGAAAACTTGGCCCCCGGCCTCGGCAGCACGCCACCCCCGACCGCCACGCCCAACAATGGACAATCGTATCTCTCTTCGGGCGCCATCGAACCCCGGAGCCCAAGCTCTAAGCGGAGCTCCGGCTTCTGGGGCCAAGAGGTCGGCTGGGACGCCTGCCACGAGATCAGTGCGGAAAGTGGCGAGGGTGTTGAGGAGGTCTTCCGCGTTGTTGCCCGGAAGCTCGTGGAGCAGAATCGCAAGATGCAGCAGGCACTTCTTCAAGCAACGGCTACTCCCAACACACCAGGGTTTGAATCTGGTATGGACGGAGGATACTTTGACGCTAGCAATGGCAGGGGGAGTTTCCGCATCGGACGAGATAGGAGGAGCTGGCTGTTCCCCCCTGGATTCTCGCCCGCCGTGACTATTGACAGAGCCGCATCAACCCAAGAGCAGCAAGACCAACTGGCTGAGAGCCGGCAAAAGCAGCGACAGAGCAGCTGTTGCTAG
- a CDS encoding uncharacterized protein (EggNog:ENOG41~TransMembrane:3 (n8-23c28/29o189-217i229-256o276-299i)) — translation MALLMRFLVLIPLILSFVAFVLTNLALFAGHQQGFMEDYAVIRLNTSQLGQDQFKNGKSHSSNDDKDDDGDESIFGKLKDKVHDIKDEAKDKLGDIANDIIANIAEDLGISQWYSVHIMNACQGEFGANATAAHFSLNTTNCTHSSPSNRFNLTEILNQELSIGPLDLSLADISWPDSIQDKISDLNSALLALFVFFVLGVGFSGLSMLACIPAFLLGDKKIILFINTALASLAATTITLGSIVVTAASSIAVNAINKAGKKITLVATKGTKFYTISWIAAVFMIISTLFWVSKFAMLWKKEKKDRERYSKERF, via the exons ATGGCTCTCTTGATGAGATTCCTCGTCCTTATTCCCCTAATACTCTCCTTCGTCGCCTTCGTCTTGACAAACCTGGCGCTGTTTGCTGGCCACCAGCAGGGTTTCATGGAAGACTATGCTGTCATTAGA CTCAACACATCCCAGCTCGGCCAAGACCAGTTCAAGAATGGCAAATCACACAGCAGCAACGATGATAAGGACGACGATGGTGACGAGAGTATCTTCGGCAAGCTCAAAGACAAGGTCCACGACATTAAAGATGAAGCCAAAGACAAGCTTGGCGATATTGCCAACGACATCATCGCAAACATTGCCGAAGACCTGGGCATCAGCCAGTGGTATTCCGTCCACATCATGAACGCTTGTCAGGGCGAATTCGGAGCCAACGCAACGGCCGCTCATTTCTCTCTCAACACCACCAACTGCACTCATTCATCTCCCTCAA ACCGATTCAACCTCACTGAGATACTGAATCAAGAGCTCTCTATCGGGCCCCTTGACCTCAGCCTTGCAGACATTAGCTGGCCAGACTCTATCCAAGACAAGATCAGCGACCTCAACAGCGCTCTGCTcgccctcttcgtcttcttcgttctGGGCGTCGGCTTCAGCGGTCTCTCCATGCTAGCATGCATCCCGGCATTCCTCCTTGGAGACAAGAAGATTATCTTGTTTATAAACACAGCTCTCGCATCGCTTGCCGCCACAACCATCACGCTCGGTAGCATCGTCGTCACGGCGGCGTCTTCCATCGCCGTCAACGCCATCAACAAGGCTGGCAAAAAGATCACATTGGTAGCTACCAAGGGCACGAAATTCTACACCATCTCTTGGATCGCAGCCGTCTTCATGATCATTTCGACCCTGTTTTGGGTATCCAAATTTGCGATGCTgtggaaaaaggagaagaaggaccgCGAACGCTATTCCAAGGAGAGATTCTAA
- a CDS encoding uncharacterized protein (TransMembrane:2 (i42-64o131-155i)): MSSAKRPDLSSSSHDIEIGGPSETDSLLDRGRTKMTRFFHGFVDFAFQGNILQIAFGLIVAAAFTDLVKSFVSAILMPPIAIILPINKNIEEKFAVLRAGPNYNSSSPSGGYNTLNQAQSDGAVVMAYGSFIYQMVSFIMVGFSLYGLAHVYTLLSHDPIIKYSKKCQYCLKRINEKSRRCINCSSWLDGREDLPQPEWRDSSSSDS, translated from the exons ATGAGTTCTGCCAAACGCCCAGatctctcctcttcatctcacGATATCGAGATCGGCGGCCCCAGTGAGACAGATTCGCTCCTCGACAGAGGCCGAACGAAAATGACGCGGTTTTTCCATGGCTTTGTCGATTTTGCGTTTCAAGGGAATATTCTGCAGATTGCATTTGGCTTAAT tgtcgccgccgccttcaCAGACCTTGTCAAATCCTTCGTCAGCGCCATCCTCATGCCCCcaatcgccatcatcctccccATTAACAAGAACATTGAGGAGAAATTCGCCGTCCTGCGCGCAGGTCCCAACTACAACTCCTCTTCGCCCAGCGGCGGCTACAACACGCTCAATCAGGCCCAATCGGACGGCGCCGTCGTCATGGCGTACGGTTCATTCATCTACCAGATGGTGTCTTTCATCATGGTTGGGTTTTCGCTGTATGGGCTGGCGCACGTGTATACGCTGCTGTCGCATGATCCGATTATCAAGTATTCGAAAAAGTGCCAGTATTGTTTGAAGAGGATTAACGAAAAG TCTCGCCGGTGTATCAATTGCAGTAGTTGGCTTGATGGCAGGGAAGACCTCCCTCAGCCTGAGTGGCGAGATTCTTCATCAAGTGATTCTTGA
- a CDS encoding uncharacterized protein (EggNog:ENOG41~SECRETED:SignalP(1-16)), protein MARSLALLALASGAMAAQSTVVSLLLPYGDVQKIDASIIGADSTATTYLFGCPKGEDSNDCGFPTSQTVTQGPSTWIYTETASADPADETGFSGSEVQGGQCKLNTKADVADCTMYMTATFTGAVTSTTSATTMSFLDLQTPVTITAGLDKLNAAPGATATDASTTAPASTDASSTGSSTGSSAGSSTTGTAQTTLAKHTSTGTQTASSSAKPTSTNAAGFVSSQNGLLAGVAAIVGGAMML, encoded by the exons ATGGCCCGTTCactcgctcttcttgccctgGCTAGCGGCGCTATGGCCGCTCAGTCCACCGTCGTCTCTCTCCTGCTGCCCTACGGCGATGTCCAAAAGATCGACGCCTCAATCATCGGTGCCGATAGCACGGCCACCACTTATCTTTTTGGCTGTCCCAAGGGAGAGGACTCCAACGACTGCGGATTCCCGACCAGCCAGACGGTCACTCAAGGCCCATCCACCTGGATCTACACAGAAACCGCCAGTGCAGACCCTGCAGATGAGACTGG CTTTTCGGGCTCTGAAGTCCAAGGAGGCCAGTGCAAGCTCAACACCAAGGCCGATGTCGCCGACTGCACCATGTACATGACGGCGACTTTCACCGGCGCCGTCACTTCCACCACCTCGGCAACCACCATGAGTTTCCTGGACCTCCAGACCCCCGTCACCATCACCGCCGGTCTCGACAAACTCAATGCTGCTCCTGGCGCCACGGCCACGGATGCCTCGACCACTGCTCCCGCCAGCACCGACGCTTCCTCCACCGGATCCTCCACTGGATCCTCTGCCGGATCCTCCACCACCGGAACCGCACAGACTACTCTTGCTAAGCACACTTCAACCGGAACTCAGACTGCTTCCAGCTCTGCCAAGCCCACCAGCACCAACGCTGCGGGCTTTGTGAGCAGCCAGAACGGCCTGCTGGCTGGTGTTGCCGCCATTGTTGGCGGTGCCATGATGCTGTAA
- a CDS encoding uncharacterized protein (SECRETED:SignalP(1-29)~EggNog:ENOG41) — translation MVGLCLKSSPARWLALLVLFALYPAGVMAHGESPQAKAATPTVTAAPIYLPYYDERSWSLVRGSIISTDPSASRTTYTIFCPTQTPLACDLSLEFPFVIVEGPDTLEFHGTVTSTYIADVECDLNGTTAATCSGYSSYKSGYTNGHYTGPTQVSWTSTFTGSELQWGTLTLTDCPGATDGAADTSGVIATPTAPSGMIYEPSPTSLASNLRVPELRSLCGLMASIVAVCLAL, via the exons ATGGTCGGGCTGTGTCTGAAATCATCACCCGCGCGATGGCTGGCCTTGCTTGTACTGTTCGCTCTTTATCCTGCCGGCGTGATGGCACATGGAGAATCTCCCCAAGCCAAGGCTGCGACCCCGACTGTGACGGCTGCGCCCATCTATCTGCCGTATTATGATGAGCGTTCGTGGTCTCTGGTTCGGGGGAGCATCATTTCAACA GATCCTTCCGCTAGTAGGACCACATACACCATCTTCTGCCCGACCCAGACACCTCTAGCATGCGACTTGTCTCTTGAATTCCCCTTTGTCATCGTAGAAGGACCAGACACGCTCGAATTCCACGGAACCGTGACGTCGACATA CATTGCCGATGTGGAATGCGATTTGAACGGCACGACGGCAGCAACGTGCTCGGGTTACTCCAGCTATAAATCCGGTTACACAAACGGGCATTACACTGGGCCAACTCAGGTTTCATGGACGTCTACATTTACTGGCTCTGAATTGCAGTGGGGCACCTTGACCTTGACCGACTGCCCAGGGGCAACCGACGGTGCTGCTGATACTTCCGGGGTCATAGCGACGCCAACAGCTCCGTCGGGAATGATATATGAGCCCTCGCCGACGTCGCTGGCATCGAATTTGCGCGTACCCGAACTGCGGTCTCTCTGTGGGCTAATGGCAAGCATTGTTGCCGTCTGTCTAGCATTATAG
- a CDS encoding uncharacterized protein (TransMembrane:1 (n6-13c18/19o457-474i)~CAZy:GH76), with product MKFMRSVNAAAAASSAMTAPKSLDVKNPASVRNVAATLAFDAMSYYKGNLSAADSVQMGDLQDPYYWWTAGALWGSMLDYYHFTNDSTYNDVVIQALLAPTNLGAEHAYMPPEHAFEEGNDDLFFWGSAAIAAAERNFPQPNTTLPSWLDLGANVFNQLASRWNNQHCGGGLLWQIYASNPNGLTYKNSVSNGGFFQIAARLARATGNDTYLDWADKIWDWSMDIGFIDHESFHVYDGAGIDTNCTKTNVASFTYTSGIYLYGAAIMANYTKKPEWTQRAQQLLDGAGWFFTPPNATAKNVMYEGACETVGRCDADMTTFKAYLARFMWQSTQMVPSLRSKVESLLIPSAQAAAATCTGGPTGRACGQKWYIGEYDNIPGLGQEMCALETIQGLLIDGAAPPLEAKDIKTVRDITWGAQSAKVSDASTSKPLETTRRGIAGDAQPTNSAGMRLNLEMGPIMVVGLGMLLATWGLA from the exons ATGAAGTTTATGAGAAGTGTCAAtgccgctgcggctgctaGCTCGGCCATGACAGCTCCCAAGTCGTTGGACGTTAAGAACCCAG CGTCGGTTCGAAATGTCGCCGCTACTCTTGCATTCGATGCCATGTCCTACTACAAGGGCAACCTCTCCGCCGCAGACTCTGTTCAGATGGGAGATCTCCAGGATCCTTACTACTGGTGGACGGCTGGCGCACTTTGGGGATCCATGCTAGACTACTATCACTTCACCAACGACTCGACCTACAACGACGTTGTCATCCAAGCTCTCCTGGCGCCCACGAATCTCGGAGCCGAGCACGCGTACATGCCTCCGGAGCACGCCTTCGAAGAGGGCAACGAtgatctcttcttctggggctcggctgccatcgccgctgccgAGCGGAACTTTCCTCAGCCAAACACTACTCTGCCCTCGTGGCTGGACTTGGGAGCTAATGTCTTCAACCAGCTGGCGAGCCGCTGGAACAATCAGCACTGCGGCGGTGGTCTTTTGTGGCAAATCTATGCCTCCAACCCGAATGGTCTGACTTACAAGAACAGCGTTAGCAACGGTGGCTTCTTTCAGATTGCTGCTCGGCTGGCCCGCGCCACTGGCAACGACACATACCTCGACTGGGCCGACAAGATTTGGGATTGGTCCATGGACATTGGCTTCATCGATCATGAGTCGTTTCACGTCTACGACGGCGCTGGTATCGACACCAACTGCACCAAGACAAACGTCGCGTCCTTCACTTACACCAGCGGTATTTACCTGTACGGAGCTGCCATCATGGCAAACTACACAAAGAAGCCTGAGTGGACTCAGAGAGCCCAACAACTTCTCGATGGCGCCGGATGGTTCTTCACTCCGCCCAACGCCACGGCCAAGAATGTCATGTACGAAGGCGCCTGCGAAACCGTTGGTCGTTGCGACGCTGATATGACCACCTTCAAGGCTTATCTCGCCCGCTTCATGTGGCAGTCAACGCAAATGGTTCCCTCACTGCGCAGCAAAGTCGAGAGTCTCCTCATCCCCAGCGCTcaggctgccgctgctacgTGCACAGGAGGCCCAACTGGCCGCGCCTGTGGACAGAAATGGTACATTGGCGAGTACGATAACATCCCCGGCCTGGGCCAAGAGATGTGCGCGTTGGAGACGATCCAGGGACTTTTGATTGACGGCGCTGCTCCACCTCTGGAAGCCAAGGATATCAAGACGGTGCGGGATATCACCTGGGGTGCTCAGAGCGCCAAGGTGAGCGATGCATCCACATCGAAGCCCTTGGAGACTACCAGGCGAGGCATTGCAGGAGATGCGCAACCGACAAACTCTGCTGGCATGCGACTCAACCTCGAGATGGGACCGATTATGGTTGTTGGTCTCGGTATGTTGCTGGCGACTTGGGGACTGGCTTGA
- a CDS encoding uncharacterized protein (TransMembrane:1 (o415-432i)~CAZy:GH76), whose product MSYYKGNLSAADSVQMGDLQDPYYWWTAGALWGSMLDYYHFTNDSTYNDVVIQALLAPTNLGAEHAYMPPEHAFEEGNDDLFFWGSAAIAAAERNFPQPNTTLPSWLDLGANVFNQLASRWNNQHCGGGLLWQIYASNPNGLTYKNSVSNGGFFQIAARLARATGNDTYLDWADKIWDWSMDIGFIDHESFHVYDGAGIDTNCTKTNVASFTYTSGIYLYGAAIMANYTKKPEWTQRAQQLLDGAGWFFTPPNATAKNVMYEGACETVGRCDADMTTFKAYLARFMWQSTQMVPSLRSKVESLLIPSAQAAAATCTGGPTGRACGQKWYIGEYDNIPGLGQEMCALETIQGLLIDGAAPPLEAKDIKTVRDITWGAQSAKVSDASTSKPLETTRRGIAGDAQPTNSAGMRLNLEMGPIMVVGLGMLLATWGLA is encoded by the coding sequence ATGTCCTACTACAAGGGCAACCTCTCCGCCGCAGACTCTGTTCAGATGGGAGATCTCCAGGATCCTTACTACTGGTGGACGGCTGGCGCACTTTGGGGATCCATGCTAGACTACTATCACTTCACCAACGACTCGACCTACAACGACGTTGTCATCCAAGCTCTCCTGGCGCCCACGAATCTCGGAGCCGAGCACGCGTACATGCCTCCGGAGCACGCCTTCGAAGAGGGCAACGAtgatctcttcttctggggctcggctgccatcgccgctgccgAGCGGAACTTTCCTCAGCCAAACACTACTCTGCCCTCGTGGCTGGACTTGGGAGCTAATGTCTTCAACCAGCTGGCGAGCCGCTGGAACAATCAGCACTGCGGCGGTGGTCTTTTGTGGCAAATCTATGCCTCCAACCCGAATGGTCTGACTTACAAGAACAGCGTTAGCAACGGTGGCTTCTTTCAGATTGCTGCTCGGCTGGCCCGCGCCACTGGCAACGACACATACCTCGACTGGGCCGACAAGATTTGGGATTGGTCCATGGACATTGGCTTCATCGATCATGAGTCGTTTCACGTCTACGACGGCGCTGGTATCGACACCAACTGCACCAAGACAAACGTCGCGTCCTTCACTTACACCAGCGGTATTTACCTGTACGGAGCTGCCATCATGGCAAACTACACAAAGAAGCCTGAGTGGACTCAGAGAGCCCAACAACTTCTCGATGGCGCCGGATGGTTCTTCACTCCGCCCAACGCCACGGCCAAGAATGTCATGTACGAAGGCGCCTGCGAAACCGTTGGTCGTTGCGACGCTGATATGACCACCTTCAAGGCTTATCTCGCCCGCTTCATGTGGCAGTCAACGCAAATGGTTCCCTCACTGCGCAGCAAAGTCGAGAGTCTCCTCATCCCCAGCGCTcaggctgccgctgctacgTGCACAGGAGGCCCAACTGGCCGCGCCTGTGGACAGAAATGGTACATTGGCGAGTACGATAACATCCCCGGCCTGGGCCAAGAGATGTGCGCGTTGGAGACGATCCAGGGACTTTTGATTGACGGCGCTGCTCCACCTCTGGAAGCCAAGGATATCAAGACGGTGCGGGATATCACCTGGGGTGCTCAGAGCGCCAAGGTGAGCGATGCATCCACATCGAAGCCCTTGGAGACTACCAGGCGAGGCATTGCAGGAGATGCGCAACCGACAAACTCTGCTGGCATGCGACTCAACCTCGAGATGGGACCGATTATGGTTGTTGGTCTCGGTATGTTGCTGGCGACTTGGGGACTGGCTTGA
- a CDS encoding uncharacterized protein (EggNog:ENOG41~TransMembrane:8 (i12-35o41-60i67-86o98-117i124-143o149-168i193-214o234-252i)) — protein MSSTQCPSGNSDLYGVGVRVGLYAQWVATLLVTVFDPKTESTYRIANLIIQWSIFLGLCTQSSQGDPVVGAIITQYLLFGSLSSVTGDGIKHFSHFSGIFRIVFYTAVSAYGCWFWYEGIDDMFIPGCADVAFFGGVTIHGWFRTLGKVVSVLGVVICVGLVFYSVYATKKRLSKGFREGFGRREKVRPRVELVLLVLSMGLIGVSISLVEYLIQKNEIDGVGRKEIGTVGQLIPLLAGGLGCAMSVWKILVHRLFLKKRCWFLFGYHL, from the coding sequence ATGTCGTCGACTCAGTGCCCCAGCGGCAACTCTGACCTCTACGGCGTCGGCGTCCGCGTCGGTCTCTACGCCCAATGGGTCGCAACCCTCCTCGTCACCGTCTTCGACCCCAAGACGGAGAGCACATACCGCATCGCCAACCTCATCATCCAGTGGTCCATCTTCCTGGGCCTCTGCACGCAGTCCAGCCAGGGGGACCCCGTCGTCGGCGCCATCATCACGCAGTACCTGCTCTTcggctctctctccagcgTGACGGGCGACGGCATCAAGCACTTTAGCCACTTTTCGGGCATTTTCCGCATCGTCTTCTACACGGCCGTGTCTGCGTACGGCTGCTGGTTCTGGTACGAGGGGATAGACGATATGTTCATCCCGGGGTGCGCTGATGTTGCCTTCTTCGGGGGTGTGACTATCCACGGATGGTTCCGCACTCTCGGAAAGGTCGTTTCCGTCCTGGGAGTTGTGATCTGCGTCGGTCTAGTCTTTTACAGCGTCTATGCGACCAAGAAGAGACTTAGCAAGGGCTTTCGGGAAGGGTTTGGGCGCAGAGAAAAAGTTCGCCCGCGAGTCGAGTTGGTACTGCTGGTGCTCTCGATGGGCTTGATCGGCGTGTCCATCTCCTTGGTGGAGTATCTCATCCAGAAGAACGAGATTGATGGAGTGGGGAGGAAAGAAATCGGCACGGTTGGCCAACTGATTCCGCTGTTGGCTGGTGGGTTGGGATGCGCAATGAGTGTTTGGAAGATTCTGGTCCACCGTCTAtttttgaagaagagatgctgGTTCCTGTTTGGGTACCATCTTTGA
- a CDS encoding uncharacterized protein (EggNog:ENOG41~TransMembrane:7 (o23-42i47-68o88-106i113-132o168-191i217-236o256-275i)), translating into MNSTVASCPVQGNSDLYGLGIRVGIYIQMITVQLSGLASAILKTEDALGQGTIIFVLATGIVLVHLLQQAAGSSVASDGSTILQPVEVFPILTLLLAQVGVCRVPYWKGQTTALIYTFEVGGLIALFAWFWWHGMDTLPRTCHDDKAFFFAKVSIWNWFRTLNKVGSVFAIIGGVFSVVFYLGAIILFTFVRAASFVRRFRGEVDGKSREDDNPMNYGPLDFLVNIGAIVYVEMALKWNNISGVHSLAAPGQFMPFFIALAQLLSVFYSFASTALDLTADDVSFSDLGDEDDEELECPHGKDRLPTVNDAGSTNGVTNTSAVVVANGKQ; encoded by the exons ATGAACTCCACCGTCGCAAGCTGCCCCGTCCAGGGCAACTCGGATCTCTACGGCCTGGGCATCCGCGTCGGCATCTACATCCAGATGATCACCGTGCAGCTCTCCGGCCTCGCCAGCGCCATTCTCAAGACCGAAGACGCCCTCGGCCAGGGCACAATCATCTTCGTGCTGGCCACCGGCATCGTGCTTGTCCACCTCCTGCAGCAGGCCGCGGGCAGCTCCGTGGCAAGCGACGGCAGCACCATCCTCCAGCCGGTCGAGGTCTTCCCCATTCTCACGCTTCTGCTCGCCCAGGTGGGCGTCTGCCGAGTGCCGTACTGGAAGGGCCAGACGACGGCGCTCATCTACACGTTTGAGGTGGGAGGCTTGATTGCCCTGTTTGCCTGGTTCTGGTGGCATGGCATGGACACGCTGCCGCGCACATGCCACGACGAcaaggccttcttcttcgccaaagTGAGCATCTGGAATTGGTTCCGCACTCTTAATAAGGTGGGATCCGTGTTTGCCATCATTGGCGGTGTTTTTTCGGTCGTCTTCTACCTTGGAG CCATCATTCTATTCACCTTTGTCAGAGCGGCCAGTTTTGTCCGCAGATTTCGCGGCGAAGTAGACGGAAAGTCCAGAGAGGACGACAACCCCATGAATTACGGGCCTCTCGATTTCTTGGTCAATATCGGCGCCATAGTCTACGTCGAGATGGCGCTTAAGTGGAACAACATCTCCGGTGTGCACAGCTTGGCTGCCCCTGGACAGTTCATGCCCTTTTTCATTGCCTTGGCTCAGCTCTTGAGCGTCTTCTACAGCTTTGCCTCGACGGCTCTGGATTTGACTGCTGACGATGTGAGCTTTTCTGATTTGGGGGATGAAG ATGACGAAGAGTTAGAATGTCCTCACGGTAAGGATAGATTGCCTACTGTGAATGATGCAGGTAGTACAAATGGTGTCACTAATACGAGTGCTGTGGTCGTTGCGAATGGAAAACAATGA
- a CDS encoding uncharacterized protein (EggNog:ENOG41~CAZy:AA11~SECRETED:SignalP(1-16)) — MKLLASILGLAAVAQAHMELTWPYAFRSKFNPNVPESLRDYSMTSPLLASGSNYPCKGYQVDFNRPEGRSTVTWQAGGTYNFSLSGSATHEGGSCQVSLSYDQAKTWKVVHSWIGSCPLKPTWTFTLPNDTPAGDALFAWTWFNKIGNREMYMNCAHVTILDRSGSGFDERSPSDPYLSRPAQFVANVNNGCGTLEGKDVLFPNPGPDTDLNSQGTAPPTGSCPAGQKRAWPFAV, encoded by the coding sequence ATGAAGCTGCTCGCTTCTATACTTGGCCTTGCTGCCGTGGCTCAGGCCCATATGGAACTAACCTGGCCTTATGCCTTTCGCTCCAAGTTTAATCCCAACGTGCCAGAGTCTTTAAGAGACTACAGCATGACCAGCCCTCTCTTGGCTAGCGGAAGCAACTATCCTTGCAAGGGTTACCAAGTCGACTTCAACAGGCCCGAGGGTAGGTCGACTGTTACCTGGCAAGCTGGAGGCACCTACAACTTTAGTCTTTCCGGCTCTGCTACCCACGAAGGCGGGAGCTGTCAAGTTTCGCTGTCCTACGATCAGGCCAAGACCTGGAAGGTCGTCCACTCTTGGATTGGCTCATGCCCTCTCAAACCAACGTGGACTTTCACCCTGCCCAACGACACGCCTGCTGGAGATGCCCTCTTCGCCTGGACCTGGTTCAACAAGATTGGCAACCGAGAGATGTACATGAACTGCGCCCACGTCACCATTCTGGACCGCAGCGGCTCTGGCTTTGACGAACGCAGCCCTTCTGATCCTTACCTCAGTCGCCCTGCCCAGTTCGTTGCCAATGTCAACAATGGCTGCGGCACCCTTGAGGGCAAAGATGTGCTGTTTCCTAACCCAGGCCCGGATACAGACCTGAATTCTCAAGGCACTGCTCCCCCAACTGGCAGCTGCCCTGCTGGTCAAAAAAGAGCCTGGCCCTTTGCTGTCTGA